A DNA window from Hordeum vulgare subsp. vulgare chromosome 1H, MorexV3_pseudomolecules_assembly, whole genome shotgun sequence contains the following coding sequences:
- the LOC123409286 gene encoding uncharacterized protein LOC123409286 yields the protein MHAATSAGSMATIELGRGGAGAGASGSGIGRGGPAGTTSKKRLVMIIADPGRESTAAMEWALSHAVVEGDDILLLHVNMPPNGAPGGAAPPRTGSGGSSSGSQRAVFLGGGGSADGEFMETMRAACKARHPRARVHAERVEPATEGREAKAQTILAESQRRGVELLVIGHRRFSSFLLGLRSASGTSRPGHDSTAEFLIEHSKCLCVSVQKKGQNAGYLLNTKTHKNFWLLA from the exons ATGCATGCGGCGACGTCGGCCGGCAGCATGGCCACGATCGAACTCGGGCGTGGCGGCGCTGGCGCCGGCGCTAGTGGCAGTGGCATAGGCCGCGGCGGGCCCGCCGGGACGACGTCCAAGAAGCGGCTCGTGATGATCATCGCCGACCCGGGCCGCGAGTCCACGGCGGCAATGGAGTGGGCACTCTCACACGCCGTCGTCGAGGGTGACGACATCCTGCTTCTCCACGTCAACATGCCTCCGAACGGCGCCCCCGGCGGCGCGGCCCCTCCTCGAACCGgctccggcggcagcagcagtggcTCCCAGCGGGCCGTGTTCCTCGGTGGCGGGGGCTCCGCGGACGGGGAGTTCATGGAGACGATGCGTGCGGCGTGCAAGGCGCGGCACCCGCGCGCTAGGGTCCACGCGGAGCGCGTCGAGCCGGCAACCGAGGGCCGCGAGGCCAAAGCCCAGACCATCCTCGCCGAGTCCCAACGCCGCGGCGTCGAGCTCCTCGTCATCGGTCACCGccgcttctcctccttcctcctcgg GTTGCGGAGCGCGAGCGGGACGAGCCGACCGGGGCACGACAGCACGGCGGAGTTCTTGATCGAGCACAGCAAGTGCCTGTGCGTGAGCGTTCAGAAGAAGGGCCAGAACGCCGGCTACCTGCTCAACACAAAGACCCACAAAAACTTCTGGCTCCTCGCGTGA